The genomic interval CTAGGCCAAGGCGCTTCGGGGTGGGTCAGCCCCGCATCCGTGCATGTAGCCGCACAGGAGCGTTTTGCCGGCGCACGCACTTAACAAAGACAGGGTGTGGCACGTCATCTGCAAGGGAACTCGTGTACATACACACAGCGCGGCCGCAGAAAATACGAATACGACTTCAGCGGTTAAACAGAGTTTAGAGAATGGAAAATTTGGGCATTGGGCGTGAAAAGTGATTGATATTTTTTACCAAATTACTCCAATGCGAGTCATATAGGCAAAAGCGGCTATAGTTCAACTAAAGGCTGATAAAATAATGTTCCTAAATGCAAGCTGGGTAATAAATATCCGTCCGAGAATACTACAAACACTACGACAGTAAGGAAGACACAAAACAGAACTCACCTAAAATCCAAGCTTAGGTTTCTTTGGTGCGTGGAAATACGTTTCGGCGGATTCGCACTTCCGGGAACTGCAGCTGGCGCTAAACTGAGATTTGGTCGGCCGTGCACGGAGGGCATAGAGTGATTAAATACGCGGCTCAGGCTGAGGCGAGGCTTAGAGTAGCGCGAGTGCTTGGGCGTGCTGGCCGCCGAGCTAGCTCCCGGAAGGCACTTTATCGTGGGCATCTGGCCGCCAATTGGCAACGTGACGGGGGCGGCCATTAGAAACGCGGGTACGGTACTTCCGTTTCCATTGCCCAGGTCTGATCCCAGCGACGACAGCGTGGTGGTCGACGCCGAGTGCGGCTCGCAGGCTATGGAGAGCGACGACTGGCTGTTGGGGCTACTCATCCGTCCGGTTGCGGACGATGTGTTGCTTTGACTCACGCTGGGACTTGGATGGCTTACCGAGACGGACACGGAGTCACAGGTGCTCTCCGCCACAGTTGGACTGTGCACCACGGTGCTGTTGCTGTGCTCGCTGGAGCTACTGGTGCTGGTGCAGGCGGCAGTCGAGTGCTCGGATATGTCCTCGTCATCCGTCGCTTGTGGCGGTGGACAAGCCCATGTTTCAGCCACCTCCAGATTGGCATTGTCGCCAACCGAAGTGCATGGGGTGACGGATTCGACGGCTTTTCCGTTCATGTTCAAGTCGGATAGCGCCTCGGTAACGGACAATCGGACCGTTGTGGGCAGGCAGTGATCCACCACATCGACTCCGGTAGCCATGGTCGCCACTGTCGAGGGCGGACCGGCCTTGCTCACTGGCCTTTCCTCTGCAACAACCACGACGGGAGAAAGGAGCTTGTTGTTGGTATCGATTTCGCGTATGTGGCGCAGGTGCTGGTAGCTATTGTTTTGCGCCACAGGCTTTTTCTTAGCCACGCCTCCGCCCACGCTGGCTATACTGATGCCCACGCCAACAACTCCTCCGACAGGATTTGGCTTTGCCTCCACCGGAGCAGTGCCATTCGCCGCTCCCATTGGAGAATTGCAGGATGGgttgctatttttttttcctttaaaTGCAGATATTACGGAGttcattttgattttaatgcgGATAGTCTTGTAGGCAGATAAAGTTTGGCTTCTAATAGTTATTGAGTGTGCTTAAATGGCGATGTAAGCATTTCTTTCTGGCACAACCTCGGAATTGCTTGTTAGTTCCATCGCTCAACTATGCGTTTTCGAGTGAAATGTTTTGCTCTGGGTCATGGGGTCTTTCTCATCTAATTGCCCTGTCGTCTCCGCTCATTGGCGCGGAATATATGGCTCTCATATCAGATCGTCCTTTTTGTAGTAGCAGCTACAGTCGCTTTTCACCCATCGACCCACTAGAAAGATAAAGAAAATTGGTGTCAATTAGTAATTTTCGATCAATTTAATACCCCTTCCCATTCGGTGCTTCACGTTTAGCCAAACGTTATGTAATTTTATGATACTGTAAATTATGCGTAGTCTTTTACCAGCACACATCTTCGTTTTCTCAAACTTGTTCTAtattaacttaattaaaatacatacataaatacatacacatacaatTGATATTTTAGAGTGTTAAATGTTgaataatatgaaaatatattaatgaTCAAATCAAGTATGTATCGGAATCAAAGATTCAGAGATGGGGCACTGCCTTTAAGGTGGATTGACTATATTTAATTGTACACCGCCTTGACCCATTTAAACATGGTGTCACGAACAAACAGCcggcattttttttttggtgatATATCAACGATTAATACCATATTCTTTTGTTTCCCAGtggcaaatggaaattgaGCTATTGCTCCAAGATACCCTGCCACCCCTCCTCTTTAGCCCCCCCGGCTTAGGTGCCTTATCTTGGTCGGCCACATCGCCCAGCATCCTAGTTCGTATGCACGTTCGTTCAttgagaaattaaaattttatgacTTTGTGACCTGACCCCAATTATGTCCTAGCCATCTGCACTGAGCTATTCGCACCTCCGTCAACTGGTGCTGCAGTGAATTGTTTGCCTCATGAGGTTACTCGCAGGTAAGTTACCTGGGACAAGTGATCAGAAAACACTATTCGAATCAGTAACTATGTGAGATCAGCactaaaacaacaaacaactaTTATACCAAATTGTTCTGGCTCGCTTTCGGCCATGAAGAGGTCCAACGACTTGGAGCAGCGATTCGACCCGAGCATTCCGACTGGGACCTTTGAATTCAAGCTTGTCTGGCCGTGTTTTGCTCTCGGAAACAAGTTTAATTCGTCGAGATATTGAGAGCATTAAATTGGTTTAGTGAAACAACCCGCAAGATGAAAGCTCACAGCGAAGCCATGCTGTTTTACGAGTATTGTTTAAGTAATGTGCTCGGGCTCCCCAAGCAGTTCTCCGGCCTTTCCGTTCACTGACTCCGATTccggctgcagctgcagctgcacgCCAAACCCAAGCAACTGCGAGTCCAGCAAACCACTGGATTCAGTTTCTTGCGAACAGCTGTGCTGCTCCAGCGATTTGGCAGCTTAGCAATGTGCGctgtgatttttttttttgtttttgactAACTCAAAGTGCACGATGCACTAAAACTGAGAGCTGTGTTGGAGCTAAGAGTCAATGGAAGACCTTTAGAAGCTAACCGCGGTACTGATACGTTAATTAACTGCATAATAAACCTTTTGTTGCTGCACCTGCAGTTAAGTCGCGAATCTTTCAAGTGGTTGTTCGCTTAGTCGCATTCTCAGCATATTTCTGCTGACAGGCAGGCTGCATCGTCAATTGTTGCGTATTCGTAAAAATTTAACAGTGCACCACATCGATTCTTAACATGCAGTTTCTGTTTAACTTATTCGTCACGTTTCTTTCCCTGTTTTCGATAATAGCTTAGTTAAACGCAAAAAAACTTCCCTATCTCTAATTCATCGATTCGCCTTTCGCCATTTTCAGCAACGCACTCATTTGGAACCATCAAGTTGGTTGATCGACGtccaaacaaatcaaatatacACATATGTCACACTTAAAACTCATTTGGAACTCAGACGCAGCTTTGCCACCAGCAACAGACGCTTCAACGATTGCACTCGGTTGCAACAGCGAATCTAGAGTTTCACATTCCGCTGGTGTGCGGTTAATAAACCGCAAACTGTTCGAGACAACGCAGTTAGGCGCAGATACTTTTGCTGCTGTGCAAAGCAGACTCCCTAAGAGAAATACATGCAACGTGTCAGATTGTGTGAACGCTGCTATCAAGGTCAGCCCAATCAGACGGGTGTACACACACGCTCGCAGGTATCTGGTTGAATAACTCTTTTGAGATACTCGAAACACGATCAAAGTGCCATGCAGAACCAAACCGAGCAAATAGATCGATACGAGTGCGTCTTGGTCAAGAAATCacaattaaataattgattTAAAGCCCTCGCAGCACAACGGGCTGCCGTCACTGTTGAAAAATCCGAAAGTTGGATTGACTCGTTGCGTACATGTACACATGTATTATGAGAGCCATTTTCACACAACATAAATTTCCCGCTGCACTGCGGAGGGGACAGCTAATCAGCCGCGGTGCACGAGGAAAAGCCTAATGGCCGTTTTTCATCTTCATCCAAGGGAAAGTTGGGTTACACAACGAGTGCATGGCTTGGGGGCGAAAAGCAGGGCTGACGCCGCCCATTACCCGGTTCCACTCTATTCCACATCAATTCCTAGCGAAgataatatttctttattatattcaccaattaaaaattgaaaGTTATACAAACTAAAACATCCCACAAAAACCATTAGGAAAGTTCCCCCTTCAGCGAAAGTTATTGATGGATGTGTATAACTCTGCCATGACCTATAGTCCTAGAATACTTTAATCgaatcaaaaacaaaacccgTTCGATCAGGCATTAAAGGTCATCAAAAAAGATCAACAGCAAACCGAGGAATGACAACAGTTGCGTCTCTGATCTAGAGTATGCCCAAGTATTGAAGAATTTGTAGGCGTGATGACAATAATTTGATCTTGGGGGAGCACTCCCATGAAAAACTATTTATGGACAGACTGATAAGTTTAATCGCACGGCTTTCGCTTGTCAATCGTCTTCTTAGTTGACGAGATAAATAGGCAGTGAAATCGAAGCAGCCTTATAGCTCCTCACAAAATTCTACttgtttttctatttttttttttttttagtactGGACGGTTATATTAAAAGACCATTTCTTCAGCTCATCCAAATTATCCTGGTGCCAAAATGATTCGCGCTGCCATGGTCGTGGACGACCCTGATATGGTGTCTCCGCTGCCATACCTTAACTTCCTTCGCTTCCTGAAGCGGAACTTCTATCCCAGGACTGATTTGCGCCGCTTACTTCAGGTGGGGCTCATCCGTTGGATTGCACTTAGCGATGCTAAGAAGAGGTTATTTGAGCCAGA from Drosophila mauritiana strain mau12 chromosome 3L, ASM438214v1, whole genome shotgun sequence carries:
- the LOC117142127 gene encoding uncharacterized protein LOC117142127 gives rise to the protein MIRAAMVVDDPDMVSPLPYLNFLRFLKRNFYPRTDLRRLLQVGLIRWIALSDAKKRLFEPERILARVVRTKRNKRRRRLLRRSRRGQKGRGVVRRPIYDNRPKPRRIRSK